The following are from one region of the Hemitrygon akajei unplaced genomic scaffold, sHemAka1.3 Scf000039, whole genome shotgun sequence genome:
- the LOC140720289 gene encoding uncharacterized protein, which yields MSKRIHLVISTEQTSPVHTEKMPFTSSDCGKKFTSSSQLKVHRRVHTGERPFTCFECGKRFTRSSHLLRHQLVHTGEKPFICSECGKGFTRSSQLQEHQLVHTGEKPFSCSECGKGFTRSSDLKVHQRVHTGVSPFTCSECGKGFTHSSKLQRHLLVHTGERPFTCSECGKGFTQSSKLQTHWLVHTGEKPFACSVCEKGFTRSSQLKEHQRIHTGEKPFTCSDCGKEFARAAQLSVHQRFHTGEKPFSCSECGKRFTVSSDMKIHQRVHTGERPFTCSDCGKRFIRSSELNTHQCFHTGEKPFICSDCGKRFTLSFRLLRHQLVHTGEKPFICSDCGKEFARSSGLKVHQRVHTGERPFTCSDCGKEFAGSSDLKIHLRVHIGDRPFTCSVCGKGFTHSSTLQRHQLVHTGERPFTCSECGKGFTQSSNLLSHQRIHTGERPFTCSDCGKAFAHSSTLLTHQRIHTGERPFTCPECGKGFTRSSKLQRHQLVHTEEKPFTFSDCGKGFTWSSDLKLHQRVHTGDRPSDHKI from the coding sequence ATGTCGAAACGGATTCAtttagtcatctcaactgaacaaACGTCACCAGTTCACACTGAGAAGATGCCGTTCACctcctcagactgtgggaagaagttcacttcgtcatctcaactgaaggtacacaggcgagttcacactggggagaggccgttcacctgctttgaatgtgggaagcgattcactcggtcatctcacctactgagacaccagctggttcacactggggagaaaccgttcatctgctcagaatgtgggaagggattcactcggtcatctcaactacaggaacaccagctggttcacactggggagaaaccattcagctgctcagaatgtgggaagggattcactcggtcatctgacctgaaggtacatcagcgagttcatactggggtgagtccgttcacctgctctgaatgtgggaaaggattcactcactcatccaaactacagagacacttgctggttcacactggggagaggccattcacctgctctgaatgtgggaagggattcactcagtcatccaaactacagacacactggctggttcacaccggggagaaaccgtttGCCTGCTCCgtatgtgagaaaggattcacacgttcatctcaactgaaggaacatcagcgaattcacactggggagaaaccgttcacttgctcagactgtgggaaggagttcGCTCGTGCAGCTCAGCTGAGCGTACATCaacgatttcacactggggagaaaccattcagctgctctgaatgtgggaagagattcactgtgtcatctgacatgaaaatacatcagcgagttcatactggggagaggccgttcacctgctcggactgtgggaagcgattcattcggtcatctgaactgaacacACATCAGtgctttcacactggggagaaaccattcatttgctcagactgtgggaaaagattcactctgtcatttcGTCTACTGAggcaccagttagttcacactggggagaaaccgttcatctgctcagactgtggaaaggagttCGCTCGATCATCTGGCTTGAaagtgcatcagcgagttcacactggggagaggccgttcacctgctcagactgtgggaaggagtttGCTGGGTCATCGGACTTGAAAatacatctgcgagttcacattggggacaggccgttcacctgctctgtgtgtgggaagggattcactcactcatccaccctacagagacaccagctggttcacactggggagaggccgttcacctgctctgaatgtgggaagggattcactcagtcatccaaccttttGTCACACCAGcgaatccacactggggagaggccgttcacctgctcagattgtgggaaggcatTTGCTCACTCATCCACCCTTTTGACACATCAGcgaatccacactggggagaggccattcacctgccctgaatgtgggaagggattcactcggtcatccaagctgcagagacaccagttagttcataccgaggagaaaccattcactttctcagattgtgggaagggattcacttggtcatctgactTGAAgctgcatcagcgagttcacactggggacagaccgtcagaccataagatataa